In the genome of Streptomyces racemochromogenes, one region contains:
- the mfd gene encoding transcription-repair coupling factor, protein MSLHGLLDAVTRDPALAEAVTAAGDGNRMHVDLVGPPAARPFAIAALAARTGRTVLAVTATGREAEDLAAALRSLLPPDEVVDYPAWETLPHERLSPRSDTVGRRIAVLRRLAHPSKDDPAAGPVSVVVAPIRSVLQPQVKGLGDLLPVSLRQGDTTDLGVITEALAAAAYSRVELVEKRGEFAVRGGILDVFPPTEEHPLRVEFWGDEVEEIRYFKVADQRSLEIAEHGLWAPPCRELLLTDEVRERAAALAEEHPELGELLNKIAEGIAVEGMESLAPVLVDDMELLIDVLPAGAMAVVCDPERVRTRAADLVATSQEFLMASWAATAGGGEAPIDVGAASLRGIADVREHAGEIGMMWWSVSPFAAGDEDMAGGDVLKLGMHAPEAYRGDTARALADTKGWIADGWHTVYLTEGHGPAARTVEVLGGEGIAARLEPRLEALEPSIVHVACGSIDNGFVDPALKLAVLTETDLTGQRTATKDLGRMPTRRRKSIDPLTLEVGDYIVHEQHGVGRYVEMVQRTVQGATREYLLVEYAPAKRGQPGDRLYIPTDQLEQVTKYVGGEAPTLHRLGGADWTKTKARAKKAVKEIAADLIKLYSARMAAPGHTFGPDTPWQRELEDAFPYAETPDQLTTIAEVKEDMEKSVPMDRLICGDVGYGKTEIAVRAAFKAVQDGKQVAVLVPTTLLVQQHFGTFSERYSQFPVNVKALSRFQTDTESKATLEGLKEGSVDVVIGTHRLFSQETKFKDLGLVIVDEEQRFGVEHKEQLKKLRANVDVLTMSATPIPRTLEMAVTGIREMSTITTPPEERHPVLTFVGPYEEKQIGAAIRRELLREGQCFYIHNRVESIDRAAAKLREIVPEARIATAHGQMSEQALEQVVVDFWEKKFDVLVSTTIVESGIDISNANTLIVERGDNFGLSQLHQLRGRVGRGRERGYAYFLYPPEKPLTETAHERLATIAQHTEMGAGMYVAMKDLEIRGAGNLLGGEQSGHIAGVGFDLYIRMVGEAVADYRAAVEGGGAQEEPPLEVKIELPVDAHVPHDYAPGERLRLQAYRSIAAANSEADIKAVREELTDRYGKLPEPVENLLLVAGLRMLARACGVGDITLQGPNIRFGPVELRESQELRLKRLYPGTVLKPATSQVLVPRPKTAKVGGKPLVGRELLAWTGEFLTTILGS, encoded by the coding sequence ATGAGCCTGCACGGACTGCTCGACGCCGTCACCCGGGATCCCGCCCTCGCCGAGGCGGTCACCGCGGCCGGGGACGGCAACCGCATGCACGTGGACCTCGTCGGCCCGCCCGCCGCCCGGCCCTTCGCCATCGCCGCGCTGGCCGCCCGCACCGGCCGGACCGTCCTCGCGGTCACCGCCACCGGCCGCGAGGCGGAGGACCTCGCCGCCGCGCTGCGCTCCCTGCTGCCCCCCGACGAGGTGGTCGACTACCCGGCCTGGGAGACGCTGCCGCACGAACGGCTCAGCCCGCGCAGCGACACCGTCGGCCGCCGGATCGCCGTGCTGCGCCGGCTCGCGCACCCGAGCAAGGACGACCCGGCGGCCGGGCCCGTCTCGGTGGTCGTCGCCCCCATCCGCTCCGTGCTCCAGCCGCAGGTCAAGGGGCTCGGGGACCTGCTTCCGGTGAGCCTGCGGCAGGGTGACACCACCGACCTCGGCGTGATCACCGAGGCCCTGGCGGCGGCCGCGTACTCCCGCGTCGAGCTGGTCGAGAAGCGCGGCGAGTTCGCCGTGCGCGGCGGCATCCTCGACGTCTTCCCGCCCACCGAGGAGCACCCGCTGCGCGTGGAGTTCTGGGGCGACGAGGTCGAGGAGATCCGTTACTTCAAGGTCGCCGACCAGCGCTCGCTGGAGATCGCCGAGCACGGCCTGTGGGCCCCGCCCTGCCGCGAGCTGCTGCTCACGGACGAGGTCCGCGAGCGGGCAGCGGCGCTCGCCGAGGAGCACCCCGAACTCGGTGAACTGCTCAACAAGATCGCCGAGGGAATCGCGGTCGAGGGCATGGAGTCCCTCGCCCCGGTCCTCGTCGACGACATGGAGCTGCTCATCGACGTCCTGCCGGCCGGGGCGATGGCCGTCGTCTGCGACCCGGAGCGGGTCCGCACCCGCGCCGCCGACCTGGTGGCGACCTCGCAGGAGTTCCTGATGGCCTCGTGGGCGGCCACCGCCGGCGGCGGCGAGGCACCCATCGACGTCGGCGCCGCCTCGCTGCGCGGGATCGCGGACGTACGCGAGCACGCCGGCGAGATCGGCATGATGTGGTGGTCGGTGTCCCCCTTCGCGGCAGGCGACGAGGACATGGCGGGCGGCGACGTGCTGAAGCTCGGCATGCACGCCCCCGAGGCCTACCGGGGCGACACCGCCCGCGCCCTCGCCGACACCAAGGGCTGGATCGCCGACGGCTGGCACACCGTCTACCTCACCGAGGGCCACGGCCCGGCCGCCCGCACCGTCGAGGTGCTCGGCGGCGAGGGCATCGCCGCCCGGCTGGAGCCCCGGCTGGAGGCGCTCGAGCCCTCCATCGTCCACGTCGCCTGCGGTTCGATCGACAACGGCTTCGTGGACCCGGCGCTGAAGCTGGCCGTCCTCACCGAGACCGACCTGACCGGGCAGCGCACCGCCACCAAGGACCTCGGCCGGATGCCGACCCGGCGCCGCAAGTCCATCGACCCGCTCACCCTGGAGGTCGGCGACTACATCGTGCACGAGCAGCACGGTGTCGGCCGCTACGTCGAGATGGTGCAGCGCACCGTGCAGGGCGCCACCCGCGAGTACCTCCTCGTCGAGTACGCGCCGGCCAAGCGAGGCCAGCCCGGCGACCGCCTGTACATCCCCACCGACCAGCTGGAGCAGGTCACCAAGTACGTGGGCGGAGAGGCCCCGACCCTGCACCGGCTCGGCGGCGCCGACTGGACGAAGACCAAGGCGCGGGCGAAGAAGGCCGTCAAGGAGATCGCCGCCGACCTGATCAAGCTGTACAGCGCGCGCATGGCGGCCCCCGGCCACACCTTCGGCCCGGACACCCCCTGGCAGCGCGAGCTGGAGGACGCCTTCCCGTACGCGGAGACGCCCGACCAGCTCACCACCATCGCCGAGGTCAAGGAGGACATGGAGAAGTCTGTCCCGATGGACCGGCTGATCTGCGGCGACGTCGGCTACGGCAAGACGGAGATCGCGGTGCGGGCCGCCTTCAAGGCGGTGCAGGACGGCAAGCAGGTGGCCGTCCTGGTCCCCACGACCCTCCTCGTCCAGCAGCACTTCGGGACCTTCTCCGAGCGCTACAGCCAGTTCCCGGTCAACGTGAAGGCGCTGTCCCGCTTCCAGACCGACACCGAGTCCAAGGCCACCCTGGAGGGCCTCAAGGAGGGCTCGGTGGACGTGGTCATCGGCACCCACCGGCTGTTCTCGCAGGAGACGAAGTTCAAGGACCTGGGCCTGGTCATCGTCGACGAGGAGCAGCGCTTCGGCGTCGAGCACAAGGAGCAGCTGAAGAAGCTCCGCGCCAACGTCGACGTGCTGACCATGTCGGCGACCCCGATCCCGCGCACCCTGGAGATGGCGGTGACCGGCATCCGCGAGATGTCGACGATCACCACCCCGCCGGAGGAGCGCCACCCGGTGCTCACCTTCGTCGGCCCGTACGAGGAGAAGCAGATCGGCGCCGCGATCCGGCGCGAGCTGCTGCGCGAGGGCCAGTGCTTCTACATCCACAACCGGGTCGAGTCCATCGACCGGGCGGCCGCGAAGCTGCGCGAGATCGTGCCCGAGGCGCGGATCGCGACGGCCCACGGCCAGATGTCGGAACAGGCCCTGGAGCAGGTCGTGGTCGACTTCTGGGAGAAGAAGTTCGACGTCCTCGTCTCCACGACCATCGTCGAGTCCGGCATCGACATCTCCAACGCCAACACCCTGATCGTGGAGCGCGGCGACAACTTCGGCCTGAGCCAGCTGCACCAGCTGCGCGGCCGCGTCGGGCGCGGCCGCGAGCGTGGGTACGCGTACTTCCTGTACCCGCCGGAGAAGCCGCTGACGGAGACCGCGCACGAGCGGCTGGCCACCATCGCCCAGCACACCGAGATGGGCGCCGGCATGTACGTGGCGATGAAGGACCTGGAGATCCGCGGCGCGGGCAACCTGCTGGGCGGCGAGCAGTCCGGGCACATCGCGGGCGTCGGCTTCGACCTGTACATCCGGATGGTCGGCGAGGCCGTGGCCGACTACCGGGCCGCCGTCGAGGGCGGCGGGGCGCAGGAGGAGCCGCCGCTGGAGGTGAAGATCGAGCTGCCGGTCGATGCGCACGTCCCGCACGACTACGCGCCCGGCGAGCGGCTGCGCCTGCAGGCGTACCGGTCCATCGCGGCGGCGAACTCCGAGGCCGACATCAAGGCCGTGCGGGAGGAGCTGACGGACCGCTACGGCAAGCTCCCGGAGCCGGTGGAGAACCTGCTGCTGGTGGCGGGGCTGCGGATGCTGGCGCGGGCCTGCGGGGTCGGGGACATCACCCTCCAGGGGCCGAACATCCGCTTCGGGCCGGTGGAGTTGCGCGAGTCGCAGGAGCTGCGCCTCAAGCGCCTGTACCCGGGGACGGTCCTCAAGCCGGCCACCTCCCAGGTGCTGGTGCCTCGGCCGAAGACGGCGAAGGTCGGCGGCAAGCCGCTGGTCGGCCGCGAACTGCTGGCCTGGACAGGCGAGTTCCTCACCACGATCCTCGGCTCGTAG
- a CDS encoding GNAT family N-acetyltransferase, with product MNTSTTLESAATADFPALSLRPWREDDVPALVEAYADPFLRRWTAEPLDDAAGGLRWVARQRRDREAGLRFAFAVLEAGPGGGPGRLVGGAVLKRPVPDGASAEVGYWTAAAARGRGVAPRALEALTVWAFETFAGSGLERLDLLHQEDNGASCRVAEKSGYLFRAVLPAAPPEFPLSGHLHVRRAGGG from the coding sequence ATGAACACGTCGACGACCCTGGAGTCCGCCGCGACGGCGGACTTCCCGGCCCTGTCGCTGCGGCCCTGGCGCGAGGACGACGTCCCCGCGCTGGTGGAGGCGTACGCCGATCCGTTCCTGCGGCGCTGGACCGCCGAGCCCCTGGACGACGCGGCCGGCGGGCTGCGCTGGGTGGCGCGGCAGCGGCGGGACCGGGAGGCGGGCCTGCGGTTCGCCTTCGCGGTGCTGGAGGCCGGGCCCGGGGGCGGGCCGGGCCGGCTGGTGGGCGGTGCGGTCCTCAAGCGGCCAGTGCCGGACGGCGCTTCGGCCGAGGTCGGCTACTGGACGGCCGCCGCGGCGCGGGGCCGGGGCGTCGCCCCGCGCGCCCTGGAGGCGCTGACGGTCTGGGCGTTCGAGACCTTCGCCGGCTCCGGGCTGGAACGCCTCGACCTGCTGCACCAGGAGGACAACGGGGCCTCCTGCCGGGTGGCGGAGAAGAGCGGCTACCTCTTCCGCGCCGTTCTTCCCGCGGCGCCGCCGGAGTTCCCGCTCAGCGGTCACCTGCACGTCCGGCGGGCCGGAGGCGGCTGA
- a CDS encoding DUF2079 domain-containing protein: MPISGSPPSTGDRITGDRAGRAARRAPYALAAALFLAYAVLSVTRYRRMEEGSWDLGIFEQAVRAYAWLRPPLVDLKGPGFNILGDHFSPVIALIAPLYRVFPTPVTLLVVQAALIALSALPVTRASAKLLGQARGLALGAAYGLSWGIQRAVEFDFHEICFAVPLLAFALEALLARRWRAALGWGLPLLLVKEDLGLTLAALALVTAWRARRADPRAARLAAAVAVAGAAAAALVFTVVIPAFAADGYAYWEKLGGGEGGAGGGPLSGLGTKLTTLGWVLVPTTGLLALRSPLLLVAVPTLGWRFLSGDPHYWSTDYHYSAVLMPVVALALADALDTARRSPRPRVRAYAHQLPGAVLAAALALSATSLPLARLGERSAYAKPARVAAVERLLAQIPDGVRVEAGHGPLTRLTSRCQVYWIGGTEGVLPAFLVYDASDGGAGDPVAFAERLHPGSRFALMGEAGGYVLLQRML; encoded by the coding sequence ATGCCGATATCCGGAAGCCCCCCGAGCACCGGCGACCGCATCACGGGCGACCGCGCCGGGCGGGCCGCGCGCCGGGCACCGTACGCACTCGCCGCCGCGCTGTTCCTCGCGTACGCGGTGCTCTCGGTGACCCGGTACCGGCGGATGGAGGAGGGCTCCTGGGACCTCGGGATCTTCGAGCAGGCGGTCAGGGCCTACGCCTGGCTCCGGCCGCCCCTGGTCGACCTGAAGGGGCCGGGCTTCAACATCCTCGGCGACCACTTCAGCCCGGTCATCGCCCTGATCGCCCCGCTCTACCGGGTCTTCCCGACCCCCGTCACCCTCCTGGTGGTGCAGGCGGCCCTGATCGCGCTGTCCGCGCTGCCCGTCACCCGCGCCTCGGCGAAGCTCCTCGGGCAGGCCCGGGGGCTCGCGCTCGGGGCGGCGTACGGGCTGTCCTGGGGGATCCAGCGGGCCGTGGAGTTCGACTTCCACGAGATCTGCTTCGCCGTACCGCTGCTGGCCTTCGCCCTGGAGGCGCTGCTCGCGCGCCGCTGGCGGGCCGCCCTGGGCTGGGGGCTGCCGCTGCTGCTGGTCAAGGAGGACCTCGGGCTCACCCTGGCCGCCCTGGCCCTCGTCACCGCCTGGCGGGCCCGGCGCGCCGACCCGCGGGCCGCACGGCTCGCGGCGGCCGTCGCCGTGGCCGGGGCGGCCGCCGCGGCACTGGTGTTCACCGTGGTGATCCCCGCCTTCGCCGCCGACGGCTACGCCTACTGGGAGAAGCTCGGCGGGGGCGAGGGCGGGGCCGGCGGCGGCCCGCTGAGCGGCCTCGGCACGAAGCTGACCACCCTCGGCTGGGTGCTCGTCCCCACCACCGGGCTCCTGGCGCTGCGCTCCCCGCTGCTGCTGGTGGCCGTGCCGACGCTGGGCTGGCGGTTCCTGTCGGGTGACCCGCACTACTGGTCCACCGACTACCACTACAGCGCCGTCCTGATGCCGGTCGTCGCCCTGGCCCTGGCCGACGCCCTCGACACCGCCCGGCGCAGCCCCCGGCCGCGGGTGCGGGCGTACGCCCACCAGCTGCCCGGCGCCGTGCTCGCCGCCGCCCTCGCGCTGAGCGCGACCAGCCTGCCGCTGGCCCGGCTCGGCGAGCGGTCCGCGTACGCGAAGCCCGCGCGGGTGGCCGCCGTCGAACGGCTGCTGGCGCAGATCCCGGACGGGGTGCGGGTGGAGGCCGGCCACGGGCCGCTGACCCGGCTGACCTCGCGCTGCCAGGTGTACTGGATCGGCGGCACCGAGGGGGTGCTGCCGGCCTTCCTGGTCTACGACGCCTCCGACGGCGGGGCCGGCGACCCCGTCGCCTTCGCCGAGCGGCTGCACCCGGGGTCGCGCTTCGCGCTGATGGGCGAGGCGGGCGGGTACGTCCTGCTCCAGCGGATGCTGTGA